Proteins encoded by one window of Erwinia pyrifoliae DSM 12163:
- a CDS encoding tyrosine-type recombinase/integrase: protein MALTDIKIRNTKPSGKAVKLTDGFGMYLLIHPNGSKYWRMQYRFGGKQKTLALGVYPAVSLSDARQRRDEAKKLLAKGTDPVVKKQDDKRENSGTFSFESVARQWHAGNKKWSEEYKGKILRTLETYLFPVIGNRHIAELKTRDLLVPIKAVEDKGFNEVAMRLQQRTTAIMRYAVLQGILDYNPAQEMSGAITTGKRAHRPALPFERYHEFLERIDSYRKRLLTRLAVKLTLLTFIRSSELRFARWSEIDFKKSLWTIPGEREALPGIKNAHRGAKMKTPHLVPLSRQAIAILREIQEISGDHNFIFIGDHYADKPMSENTVNKALRTMGYDTQKDVCGHGFRTMACSSLIESGKWSKDAVERQMSHQELNNVRAAYTHQAEHLDERRLMLQWWADFLDANREG, encoded by the coding sequence GTGGCGCTTACTGATATAAAAATAAGAAATACAAAGCCTTCCGGGAAAGCCGTTAAGCTCACTGACGGCTTCGGTATGTATCTGCTCATACACCCCAACGGCTCAAAATACTGGCGCATGCAGTACCGTTTTGGCGGTAAGCAAAAAACTCTGGCACTTGGCGTGTATCCTGCCGTCTCTTTATCTGATGCAAGGCAGCGCCGTGACGAAGCAAAAAAGCTGCTGGCGAAAGGAACCGACCCTGTTGTGAAGAAGCAGGACGACAAACGGGAAAACAGCGGCACTTTTTCGTTTGAATCGGTCGCCAGACAATGGCATGCGGGCAATAAAAAGTGGTCAGAAGAGTACAAAGGGAAAATTCTGCGCACGCTGGAAACCTATCTTTTTCCGGTAATCGGCAATCGCCATATCGCAGAACTGAAAACCCGCGACCTGCTGGTGCCGATAAAAGCGGTTGAGGATAAGGGTTTTAATGAAGTGGCTATGCGGCTGCAACAGCGCACCACCGCCATTATGCGTTACGCCGTTCTACAGGGTATTCTTGATTATAATCCTGCTCAGGAAATGTCAGGTGCGATTACCACAGGTAAACGCGCTCACCGTCCCGCCCTGCCCTTTGAACGATATCACGAGTTTTTAGAACGCATTGACAGTTACCGTAAAAGATTACTTACTCGGCTGGCAGTGAAACTGACCCTGCTGACCTTTATTCGTTCCAGCGAACTCCGTTTTGCACGATGGTCAGAAATTGATTTTAAAAAATCGCTCTGGACGATACCTGGTGAGCGCGAAGCACTGCCGGGCATAAAAAACGCACATCGCGGAGCCAAAATGAAAACCCCGCACCTAGTTCCACTCAGCAGGCAGGCCATTGCCATTCTGAGAGAAATACAGGAAATCAGTGGCGACCATAACTTCATCTTTATCGGCGACCACTATGCCGACAAACCCATGAGTGAAAATACGGTCAACAAAGCACTACGCACTATGGGCTACGACACGCAGAAAGACGTCTGCGGTCACGGTTTTCGCACAATGGCATGCAGTTCTCTTATTGAGTCGGGTAAATGGTCTAAGGATGCCGTTGAACGCCAGATGAGCCATCAGGAACTCAATAATGTTCGCGCAGCCTATACCCACCAGGCCGAACATCTGGATGAGCGCAGGCTTATGCTGCAATGGTGGGCTGATTTTCTGGATGCTAACCGGGAAGGTTGA
- the nac gene encoding nitrogen assimilation transcriptional regulator NAC: MNLRRLKYFVNIVDTGSLTQAAEVLHIAQPALSQQVATLENELDQQLLVRTKRGVTPTEAGKILYTHARIILRQCAQAQTAVINAGQVMAGQVSFGFAPGPAAASLTVPLLQTVREQFPDVMVYLHENSGASLNEKVMNGQLDMAMLYDRAPTAGIISIPLMKEELCLVGAGSCPGQSIDLADVAEMAMFLPRGYSAVRKRIDEAFTLRRLSARIVGEIESIATLTAAISSGMGVSVLPESAARTLTSSTQAWMARITNPTLNLPLSLNYSAKQPLSPSAQAVKSILLALLQKPKAEDRELQLVS; the protein is encoded by the coding sequence TTGAATTTAAGACGACTGAAGTATTTCGTTAATATAGTCGATACCGGCAGCCTGACTCAGGCCGCTGAAGTCCTGCATATTGCCCAACCGGCGCTCAGCCAGCAGGTAGCGACATTGGAAAACGAGCTGGACCAACAGCTGCTGGTTCGCACCAAGCGCGGTGTGACGCCAACCGAAGCGGGCAAAATCCTTTATACGCACGCGCGGATCATTTTGCGTCAGTGCGCACAGGCCCAAACGGCGGTGATCAACGCCGGACAGGTGATGGCCGGGCAGGTATCCTTTGGCTTTGCGCCGGGGCCGGCGGCGGCCTCGCTGACCGTGCCACTGCTGCAAACCGTACGTGAACAGTTCCCGGATGTAATGGTGTATCTGCATGAGAACAGCGGGGCGTCATTAAACGAAAAAGTGATGAACGGACAGCTTGACATGGCGATGCTATACGATCGTGCACCGACGGCCGGCATTATCAGTATTCCGTTGATGAAAGAAGAACTCTGTCTGGTGGGCGCCGGTTCTTGCCCGGGGCAGAGCATTGACCTGGCTGACGTGGCTGAAATGGCTATGTTTCTGCCGCGAGGCTACAGCGCGGTGCGTAAGCGCATCGATGAAGCTTTCACATTGCGTCGTCTTAGCGCTCGCATCGTCGGGGAAATTGAATCCATTGCCACTCTGACTGCCGCTATTTCCAGCGGGATGGGCGTATCGGTTCTGCCCGAATCTGCCGCGCGTACGCTGACCAGCTCCACGCAAGCCTGGATGGCGCGCATCACAAACCCAACGCTTAATCTGCCGCTGTCATTGAATTATTCCGCTAAACAGCCGCTGTCACCCTCTGCCCAGGCGGTGAAAAGCATCCTGTTAGCGCTGCTGCAAAAGCCGAAGGCAGAAGATCGCGAGCTGCAACTGGTGAGCTAA
- the cbl gene encoding HTH-type transcriptional regulator Cbl has product MNFQQLKIIKEAARCEFNLTEVANALFTSQSGVSRHIRDLEDELGIEIFIRRGKRLLGMTEPGKALLTIAERILDEAGKVRRLADVFTNESSGVLTIATTHTQARYSLPKVIKAFRVLYPQVRLELNQGSPQEIVSMLMTGEADVGIASEQVVNNPALAAFPWFSWHHALLVPQGHELQQQQPVSLAALSRYPLITYRQGVTGRSRVDRAFQAANLQADIVLSAQDSDVVKTYVELGLGVGILADQACQLEPHSLLNRLDASHLFETNTVWLGLKRGQLQRNYVWQFLELCNANLSLEEIKRQALSANEEEPAIDFQI; this is encoded by the coding sequence GTGAATTTCCAGCAACTTAAAATTATTAAGGAAGCCGCCCGCTGCGAATTTAACCTTACCGAAGTGGCTAATGCGCTGTTTACCTCCCAGTCTGGCGTCAGCCGCCATATTCGCGATTTGGAAGATGAACTGGGCATAGAAATCTTTATCCGCCGTGGTAAACGTTTGTTGGGCATGACCGAGCCGGGCAAGGCGCTGTTGACCATCGCCGAGCGTATTCTCGATGAAGCAGGTAAGGTCAGGCGTTTGGCCGATGTGTTCACCAACGAATCCAGCGGGGTATTGACCATCGCCACCACCCATACGCAGGCGCGCTACAGCTTGCCGAAAGTGATTAAGGCTTTTCGCGTACTCTATCCTCAAGTGCGTCTTGAACTGAATCAGGGGTCACCGCAGGAAATTGTCTCGATGCTGATGACGGGTGAGGCAGATGTCGGCATTGCCAGTGAGCAGGTGGTGAACAATCCGGCGCTGGCCGCATTCCCGTGGTTTAGCTGGCATCATGCACTGCTGGTGCCTCAGGGTCATGAGCTGCAGCAGCAACAGCCGGTTTCGCTGGCCGCACTCAGCCGCTACCCGCTGATTACCTACCGCCAGGGGGTAACCGGGCGCTCCAGAGTTGATCGTGCCTTTCAGGCCGCCAACCTGCAGGCGGATATCGTGCTCAGCGCTCAGGACTCGGACGTGGTGAAGACCTATGTTGAACTGGGCTTAGGGGTAGGTATCCTGGCGGATCAGGCCTGCCAGCTGGAGCCACATTCGTTGCTGAACCGCCTCGATGCGAGCCATCTTTTTGAAACCAACACCGTCTGGCTGGGGCTGAAACGCGGTCAGCTGCAGCGCAACTATGTCTGGCAGTTCCTTGAACTGTGTAACGCCAACCTGTCTCTGGAAGAAATTAAGCGGCAGGCG